A stretch of DNA from SAR324 cluster bacterium:
CCACAATCCGCGATTCGAATTATAGTTATAATGCTGGTAGCCTTCCTATCGACCAGTGCAATGGCTGAAACACGGGGAATGAAGAAAATTACGACCAAACCTGAAGAAACAAAAGCAGAGTTCACTAAACCTGCGAGAAATCCTGAAGATCCTGATTATTATGCTCTGCTGATCGGCAACAACGAATATCAGCACTGGCCTAAACTAAGCACCGCGGTCAAAGATGTTGAAGGGATGTATGAGGTTCTGAAAAGCGTTTATGGCTTTCAGGACAGTAATATTTTTTTGTATAAAAACGCATCCCGCAGAGATATTCAGGAGGGGTTTTCCCAACTGAGAAAACATGCACGGGATCAGGACAATGTACTCATTTATTACGGAGGGCATGGCCATTTTGATGAAACGGACAGAGGTTATTGGGTGCCGGTTGAAGGGGCTACGGATGATGTTTTTGATTACATTTCAAACGACGATATTCTCGGCATGTTGGCCGCGATCAAGGCGAATCACAAATTTTTGATTTCTGATTCATGCTTCAGCGGAAACCTGCTCACCAAATCACGTGGCCTCCAAAAAAATGTGGATCCTCGCGCGAGCCGGTTTTTTCAGGAAAAATCACGATTGGCCAGTGTCCAGGGCATGACCTCTGGTGGCAATGAACCTGTTTCTGATGGCGGTGCCCAATGGGGCGGACATTCCGTGTTTGCTTTTCACCTGATTGCCCAGTTACGAGCCAATCATGATCCCTATCTCTCAGCCAGTATTCTGGGAAATAAATTAGCGGAACTGGTGGCAAATGACACCGCTTCCATGCATGGCGGAGGCGTGGGACAGACCCCTATCATTCAGCCCATCAAAGGTCAACGGGATCAGGGTGGTGAATTTTTCTTTTTAAGACAGGCCCAACTCGATAAAAAAATTGTCGTGGTGTATGTGCCTTCTGATAAAACTGAATTTGAAGAAACAACCCTGGAATCAAAAAATATCATTCAGAAGGCTATCACCGATAAATTAAGCAGTCTTGGATTCCCTTTTGATCCCATAACAGAAACAATTTCCGCCAGTGATTTGGGATCAAAACTCCCTGAAACGCTGAAACAAAAAGAGGCTGGAATCGCACTGGTTTTTCAGATTTCCGGAGAAATTATTCGTGAAGCAACACTGATGTGGCAGGGCAAGAGCCGACTGGCGGTTGGAATGGACGCCTATATTCTGGAAGATAGTCAATTGAAATTGATAGAACGGTATGAAATTCAACCACAGGTTCTTCCCATCAGAAAATGGGATGAATCCGCGGCTTTTCTGGGAACTCAATATCAGAGAACCGCTGAAAAGGTTGTCAAATACTGGTCTGAAGAGCGCCTGGGGCAATTCCTGTTCAACCTTGCGTTCATTCATTAATTTTCGCTTTCTTTCTCTAAAGCTGCTTTTTCCAATTTTGCCGCAAACTGCGTCATGATCATCGTGACCGAATCACGGATATGATCCTGAGTATAGGAGCGTATCAAATGGCTGATCTGCTCCAATCCCTGGCGCAGATTTCCCGGGGAGATAGGTTCGCCCAACCCCTCCAGATATCCTGCCCAGGATCCCGCGATCATCCATGTATTGATCACCAGTGCCCGACGTTCTGAAGGATCATTCATGGGTTTCATGAATCCGATCTCGCTCAATCTCACATAAAACGCATCAAGTTCCTCCACATATCGGAAATGTAACTGCCGATAAGCTTCTTTCAGTTTTTCATCTTTTTTTAACAATTGAGGCAGATCTCTAAAAAAGAAATAATAATCCCATAGCGCGGTAAACAT
This window harbors:
- a CDS encoding caspase family protein, producing the protein MKPQSAIRIIVIMLVAFLSTSAMAETRGMKKITTKPEETKAEFTKPARNPEDPDYYALLIGNNEYQHWPKLSTAVKDVEGMYEVLKSVYGFQDSNIFLYKNASRRDIQEGFSQLRKHARDQDNVLIYYGGHGHFDETDRGYWVPVEGATDDVFDYISNDDILGMLAAIKANHKFLISDSCFSGNLLTKSRGLQKNVDPRASRFFQEKSRLASVQGMTSGGNEPVSDGGAQWGGHSVFAFHLIAQLRANHDPYLSASILGNKLAELVANDTASMHGGGVGQTPIIQPIKGQRDQGGEFFFLRQAQLDKKIVVVYVPSDKTEFEETTLESKNIIQKAITDKLSSLGFPFDPITETISASDLGSKLPETLKQKEAGIALVFQISGEIIREATLMWQGKSRLAVGMDAYILEDSQLKLIERYEIQPQVLPIRKWDESAAFLGTQYQRTAEKVVKYWSEERLGQFLFNLAFIH
- a CDS encoding TetR/AcrR family transcriptional regulator, translating into MKTKDRIIKSSIELFNKHGVSNVTTNHIAEYMGISPGNLYYHFRNKEEIVYEVFGTVDSILRKSWSVFSDQQMSLTEIADYIQVMFTALWDYYFFFRDLPQLLKKDEKLKEAYRQLHFRYVEELDAFYVRLSEIGFMKPMNDPSERRALVINTWMIAGSWAGYLEGLGEPISPGNLRQGLEQISHLIRSYTQDHIRDSVTMIMTQFAAKLEKAALEKESEN